The Musa acuminata AAA Group cultivar baxijiao chromosome BXJ2-2, Cavendish_Baxijiao_AAA, whole genome shotgun sequence genome has a segment encoding these proteins:
- the LOC103973966 gene encoding uncharacterized protein LOC103973966: MSKACPVATPASGASRPDGCGLTLRSVYCQSYGIQLKFSLVAHPQTNGQAKVMNQAIMEGLKKIISGARGAWVDELPSVLWAMQTTPKTTSGESLFSLAFGTDAVLSPEMEFPTLRTIVYKQDDSEEGLWANLDLIEEKRAEAHLRILAYKKAMARIYNRKVQPRPIKVRDLVLRKAEVSDPT, from the coding sequence ATGTCAAAGGCATGCCCGGTTGCAACACCAGCTAGTGGTGCCTCTCGCCCTGATGGATGCGGCCTAACCCTTCGCTCGGTCTATTGTCAGTCATATGGGATACAATTGAAGTTCAGCTTAGTCGCACACCCCCAAACCAACGGCCAGGCCAAAGTGATGAATCAAGCAATCATGGAAGGCCTCAAGAAGATAATCTCGGGTGCACGCGGGGCCTGGGTGGATGAGCTCCCCAGCGTCTTATGGGCGATGCAGACGACCCCCAAAACTACCTCGGGAGAGTCTCTGTTTAGCTTAGCATTCGGAACCGATGCAGTACTTTCACCCGAAATGGAGTTCCCGACCTTACGCACCATCGTCTACAAGCAGGATGACTCTGAGGAAGGCCTATGGGCAAACTTGGATCTCATTGAAGAGAAAAGAGCCGAGGCACACCTACGCATCCTAGCATACAAAAAGGCCATGGCTCGGATCTACAATCGCAAAGTTCAGCCACGACCAATCAAGGTCAGGGACCTCGTCCTTCGAAAAGCTGAAGTAAGCGATCCGACCTGA